From the genome of Tsukamurella pulmonis:
GCGTACCGGCACTCCGTAGAGAACGACTGCAGGCCAGGAGGAAATTTCCTCCTGGCCTGCAGTGTTCCTGGGGTGGAGCTAAGGGGAATCGAACCCCTGACCTCCTCGATGCGAACGAGGCGCGCTACCAACTGCGCTATAGCCCCTTGCGGAACTCGAATACCTTAGCAAGCTCCGCGGACAAACTGTTAACCGACCTTGCGCTCGAGCGGTTCGCGCAGGTCAGACGGGCGATCGAGGAAGTCGAACTCCTCGGCGCGGTAGCGCGGCAGGTGATCGAAGGCGGGGTCCTCGTCGTCGATCTCCATGACGATGCAGCCGCCGCGGCGCAGGTGCGCCGGCACGCCGTCGCGCACCTCGGCCTCGCGGGCCCGCTCGCGGCGGGCGCGCTCGAGCCGCGCCATGCGGCGGCGACGGATCTCCGCCTCGATGCGCACCGTCCGGCGCAGGTAGGTCAGGTAGAGCACGAGCGCCAGCACCACGGCGCCCAGGCCGTACCAGGCGAACGGCACGTTCATCAGGCCCGCGCCGAGCGCGATCACGGCCAGCACGCCGAGCACGAGCGTCACGCGCTGACGGAACCGGAACCGGGCCTCGGTGAGGCGGGCGTCGTTCTCGGGGTCGTAGCCGCCGCGGCGCCGACGCGGTTCCGCCTCGGCGTCCTCGAACTCGGCGGCGGGGTACTCCTCGTCGTACTCGTCCTCGAGCTCGTCGTCGTCCGCGCGCGACGGGCGCGCCACCGGGGCGAGCTCCTCGGTGAGCTGGTCGTCCGCGGGCACCTCGTCGACGACGTCCTCCACGGCCTCGTCGACGGTGTCGGCCTCGGCCTCGATCTCCTCGATCTCGACGGCCTCCTCCGGCTCGGTCACGCGCCGGACGATCGGCTCCGCCTCGGGGGCGGCGGCGTCGGACTCGGCCTTGAGCACGGGCGTCGCGGCGGGCAGGTCGTCGTCCAGATCGTCGAGGTCCACGATCTTCGCCTTGGCGCGCATCGCGGCGCGCTCGACGGTGGGGATCGGCGTGGTGTCGCCGTCCATCGGGCTCGAGCCGTGCAGGTCGTCGACGTCGGAGTCGACGTAGGCGTGCGCCTCGGCCTCCTCGTCGGCGAGCTCCTCGTCCGGGGCGCCGGCCGCCCCGAACACGATGCGGCCGTCGTCGAGATCCTCGTCGAGGTCGTCGTCGCGGTCCAGCGGTGCGGCGTCCCGGTCCTCGTCGGCGCGCTCGGCGGCAACGAGCCCCGTCGGGCGGATGCGGCGGCGCACGGCGCGCGTGGCCGAGCCACCGCGATGCAGCAGTCGGGTCTTCAGGGTCGCGTCGGACACCTGGTTCACCTTGGGGTGCCGCGCGGCGAGCATCGGAACGAGCACCACCAGCCACGCGACGATCAGCCCCACCCAGAGCAGTGTCTGCGGGATCATGTCGGCTCCCTCCGGCAATCAGCGAGCACGGATCACATCCGTGTAAGTCGCCTCGAAGGCTATTTCACCAGGGTGGATCAGCGCGCCCGACGCGCCGTAGCGAAACCCCAAAAATCTCAAACAGTCACTTCAGTCACACGGGTCAGAACCGGGCACGCCCCGACCGGACCACCCGCGCGACCATCGAATCCGCGACCTCCTCGGCCGTGATCGCCATCAGCAGGTGATCGCGCCAGGTTCCGTCGACGTGCAGGTACCGGCGCAGCAGCCCCTCCTCGCGGAAGCCCGAATGACGCAGCACCGCACGCGATCCGCCGTTCTCCGGGCGCACCGTCGCGTCCACGCGGTGCAGGCCCAGCGGCCCGAAGCAGTGATCGACGGCGAGCGCGACGGCCACCGTCGCCACCCCGCGGCCCGTGAACCGACGATCCACCCAGTACCCCACCCAGGCACTCTGCAGCTGCCCGCGCGTGATGTTCCCGATGGTGATCTGGCCGGCGTAGTCACCGTCGACCTCGATGACGAGCGGGACGATAGTGCCCGCCCGGGCCTGCGACCGGAGCGACGCGCACAGCGGCGTCCACTGCGAGGCTGTGTGCCGGCGCTGCCAGTTGACCTCGCCCGACGGTTCCCACGGCTCGAGCTCGGCGCGATTGAGCAGGCGCAGGCGCGACCACTGCCGACCGTCGCGGGCGCGGATGGGGCGCAGGCGCACCACCCCGGCGGCCGTGGTGAGGGGGCCGAGTTCGACCTGCCAGTCCGTTCCGAAGAACACGTCAGCCGCGCTGGGCGAGGAAGGCGACGACCACGTCGTCGCCCGCGCGCACCTCGGTGACCTCCGGATCCACGACGATGAGGCAGTTCGCCTCCGCCAGGCTCACCAGCAGGTGGGATCCGTTGTCGGGGATCGGCGCGACCATGAACTCGCCGCTGTCCTCGTCGCGCATGAGCTGGCCGCGCACGTACTCGCGGCGGCCGGCCGGCGACTGGTGCGACGCGGCGCTCTTGGCCGTCACCAGCCGGCGCATCGGCTGGCGCTTGCCGAGCGCGATGCGGATCAGCGGGCGCACCATGACCTCGAAGGCCACGAGCGCGCTCATCGGGTTCGAGGGCAGGAGGAAGGTGGGCACCTGGTCGTCGCCGAGCGCGCCGAAGCCCTGCACCGACGCGGGGTGCATCGCGATGCGCTCCACCGCGAGATCGCCGAGCTCCGTCAGCGCGGAGGTGATGTCGTCGGAGGCGCTGCCGCCGAGCGCGGACGTCACGATGACCACCTCGGAGCGCTGCAGCTGCGCCTCGACCGCCTCGCGCACCCCGTCGGTGCTGACGATGCCGACCCGGTGCACCTCGGCGCCGCAGTCGCGGGCCGCCGCGGCCAGGGCGTAGGAGGCCACGTCGTAGACCTGGCCGGCGCCGGTGTCGCGATCGATGTCGACGAGTTCGCGGCCCACGGAGATCACCGCGACGCGCGGACGCGGGTGCACGGAGACCTTGTCGCGGCCGACGGCGGCGAGCAGGCCCACCTGCGCCGGCCCGACGACGGTGCCGCGGCGCACCGCCACGTCGCCCGGCTGCACGTCGTCGCCGGTGCGGCGGACGTACTGCCCGGAGCGGACCGAGTGGCCGACGCGGACCTTCGACAGGCCACCGTCGGTCCACTTGTCGGGGAGGACGGCGTCGGCGAGCGTGGGCAGCGGCGCGCCGGTCTCGACCTTGACGGCCTGCCCGGGCTGCAGCCGGATGGGCTGGCGGTTGCCCGCGCGGACCTCGCCGACGACCGGCAGGCTCACGACGATCTGCTCGCCGGTCTCCTCGTCGGTCTCGCCGGCGCTCGCCACGTCGACGGAGCGCACGGCGTACCCGTCGATCGCGGCCTGGTCGAAGGCGGGGAGGGCGTTCTCGACGACCACTTCCTCCGCACACATGAGGCCCTGCGCCTCGGAGATCCCCACGCGCACCGGCCGGGGCGCCACCGCCGCCGCTGTGACCCGTGCCAGATGGTCCTCCACGGAGCGCATGCTCTCGGCCTCCCTATCGGTTGAGTCGATCCTCGAGCCACGCCCGCAGACCGGGACCGTAGTCGTCGCGGTCCAACGCCAAGTCAACCGCAGCCTTGAGGTAGCCACCGGGATTTCCGAGGTCGTGTCGGGTTCCGCGGTGCACCACGACGTGCACCGGGTGCCCCTCGCTGATGAGCAGGGCGATGGCATCGGTCAGCTGGATCTCGCCGCCCGCACCGGTGTCGATGCGGCGCAGCGCGTCGAAGATCGCCCGGTCCAGCAGGTAACGGCCGGCCGCAGCGTAGTTCGACGGGGCGTCCTCGGCCTTGGGCTTCTCGACCATGCCCTTGACCTTGAGCACGTCGGGATTGGTGGCGTCGGGCACGGTCTCGACGTCGAAGGCGCCGTAGCTGCTGATCTGCTCCGGGCTGACCTCGATCGCGCACAGCACGGAGCCGCCGCGCTTCTCGCGGACCTTCGCCATCGTGGTCAGGACGCCGTTGGGCAGCACCAGATCGTCGGGCAGCAGGACCGCGACGGCGTCCTCGTCGTCGTCGAGGACCGGCTCCACGCAGGCCACCGCGTGGCCCAGGCCCAGCGGCTTCTCCTGGATGACGGCCTCGGCGTGGATCAGATTGGGGGCGCGGCGCACCTTGTCGAGCATCGCGGTCTTGCCGCGCTTCTCCAGCGTGCCCTCGAGGACGAGATCCTCGACGAAGTGCGCGACGACGCCGTCCTTGCCGGGGCTGGTCACGATGCACAGCCGCTCGGCGCCGGCCGCCGCGGCCTCCTCCGCCACCAGCTCGATGCCGGGGGTATCGACCACCGGGAGCAGTTCCTTCGGCACCGTCTTCGTCGCGGGGAGGAAGCGAGTGCCCAGGCCGGCGGCGGGGACGATCGCGGTCTTCGGGAGGGACGGCGCAGTGGTCATTCCCCCACCTTAGGCTAGGTCACACAAAGGTAACGATCGGAGTGTGTAGATCACGATGGGAGACTGGTGTGATGCTCGACTCCGGTGATCCGCCCTCCCGCGCGGCGTCCAAGCAGGCCTGGCGCACCTGGTTGCGCCGCCGTCGCGCGGCATTGAGCCCCGCCGAGCGTGCCGACGCGGGCGCCGCGCTGACCGCACTCGCAGCGAGCCTGGACCTGGGCGAGGTGGCCGCGTACGTGCCGGTCGGGTCGGAACCCGCCCTGCGCCTGCACCGGCCGGTGCTGCTGCCGGTCACCCCCGCGGAGCCGGGCCCGCTGGACTGGGCCTGGTCCGGCGATCTCGCCCCCGGTCCCTTCGGGCTGCTCGAACCGGTGGGGCCGCGACTCGGGCAGGACGCGCTCGCCGGAGTGGACACCGTGCTGCTACCCGCGCTGGGCGTCGCGCGCGACGGGGTGCGGATGGGTCGCGGCGCCGGCTACTACGACCGGTCGCTGCGCCCGGGTCCCCGCTTGATCGCGGTCGTCTACGACCATGAGCTGGTCGATCACCTGCCGTCGGAGCCCACCGATGTGCCGGTGCACGGCGCCCTCACCCCGTCGGGGCTCGTGGAGTTCTGAGCGGCCGACGATTCCGCGGTGAATCGGCCTCCGAAGCCGAATCCGGCTTCGGACCCGATCCCGTTGCGAATTCTCCGGCCACCGACGGTTATCCACAACGAAGCGTACGAAACCTTTTTTCTCCACAGGCAGGCCCTCGGCGCCCGGTTCCGGCGGTCGCGTGGTCCGAGGATCACCTCATGAACACGATCGAGATCATCGAACGGATGGCGCGCGCCGACGGTGGAGTCGTCTCGCGTCGCGCACTGCTCCGCAACGGGGCCGACGCCGCGGAGATCGAGAAGCTGCGCAGCAGCGGGACGATCACCGGGATCAGGCCCGGCTGGTACGCGGTGTCCGCCGCGCGGCCCGTCGTCGTGGCCGCAGTCACGGCGGGTGCCGCGGTCACCTGCGTCTCGGCACTGTCGTTCCACTCGGGCGTGTGGCTCCCACCGGGCCGGGCCGCCACGCACCTGCGCTGGCCCCGGCACCTGGTGAAGCAGCGGACGCACCGGCGGTGCCGTGCCTTCAGAACGCTTCCGGCACCGATCCGCGCGGTCGACCCACTACCGCTCGCGCTGCTGTGCGCGGCGAACTGCCTACCCGACGAGGAGATGGTCGCGGTGCTCGACTCGGTGCTCCGCCGGGCCGATCCGATGTCGGTCGACGATCTGCAGGAGCTCTTCGCGGGTGCGCCGCAGCGGATCAGCCGGCTGCTCGGCCTGCTCGATCCGGCGGCCGAGTCCGGCACCGAGTCGATCACCCGCTACCGCCTGCACTGCCTCGGGATCAGAGTCCGATCACAGGTCCGGCTCCCGTGGGGCCGCGTGGACCTGCTGGTGGGCGACAAGCTGGTCATCGAGTGCGACTCCGAGGACTTCCACGGTGGAAGCAGGCGACGTGCCGATCTACGGCGCGACCGGATCGCGGTCCGTGGGGACTACCGCGTGATGCGCATCGACTACCAGGACGTGATGTCGGACTGGGCGGCCGTGCGCGAGGACATCCTGGACATCGTGCGAACCGACCGGCACCTCGGCCGAACCCGGAGATTCGGCACTGAGATCGCCTCCGAGCCGGAATCCGGCTTCGGTGCCGCGTAGAACGCGGAATCTCCGGATCTACACGAGCAGGCGGGCGACGTACTTCTCGCCGTAGGCGCGCAGGGCGGCGGAATCGCTGACGTCCAGGCCGGTGGGTGAGTTCGACAGCAACGAGCCGGTGATCCGCAGCATGAGGTCGGTCACCGAGCACAGCTCGGCGTAGTCCTGCTCGGCGCCGGAGTTGCGCAGGCGGATCACGATGCCCTGGATGAGCAGGTCCCACACGCCGCGCGGGATGCGCAGGAAGTACTCGGGCTCGGCGGCCAGCACCTTCGAGACGGCCATGTTCGCCTCGGCCTGCTCGATGCTCAACACGAACACCTCGACCAGCGTCTGCTGCGGCGTGTACCCGACGATCGTCTTATCGAGCTTGCGGCGCAGCGTGCGGATCTCGATGGCCACGACGCGGGCGATCAGCTGATCGCGGTTGGGGAAGATCCGGTACAGGGTGCTGCGGGAGACGTGCGCCTGCTTGGCGACCTGGTCCATGCTGACGCCGGGGATGCCGTTCGCGGCGATCACCTCGCGGGCCGCGTCCACGATCCGCCGAGCCGGCGACGGCGTGCGCGGTAGATCGGTCATGACCGCCATCGTATCCGCTCACATCCTTGGCACTCGAATCAACGGAGTGCTAAATCGAGGGGTAGAATCAGCAGGTGCCTACCTATTCGTATCAGTGCAAGGAGTGCGGCGAGGCCTTCGACGCCCAGCAGTCGTTCTCCGACGATCCGCTCACCGTGTGCCCCAACTGCGGTGGCCCGCTGCGCAAGCTCTTCAACTCCGTCGGCGTCGTCTTCAAGGGCAGCGGCTTCTACCGCACCGATTCCCGCAGCTCGAAGGCCGATACGACCGCCAAGTCGGAGACCAAGAGTTCCTCGGACACCGCCGCGAAGGTGGACAAAGCGACCTCCTAGAGTCGACGCCATGACGCACGTTTTCGATGAGGCGGCGGCCCTCGAGCCGATCGACGGTGGTTTCCGCGCCCACACGCACCCGGCCTACAACAACATGGTCGGCCCGTTCGGCGGGATCACCGCCGCGACGGTGGTCGCCGCACTCCAGGCGCATCCGGAGGCGCAGGGCCACCCGCTGAGCCTGACGATCAACTACGCCGCGCCCATCGGCAACGGCCCGTGGGACATCGCGATCACGGTGCTGCGCACCAACCGCACCAATCAGCACTTCACCTTCCTGATCGATCAGGGCGACGGTGCCGTCGCCTCGGGGACCGCGGTGTTCGGCACCCGTCGCGACACCTGGGGCGCGACGGAGATCGCCTTCCCGCAGGTCGGCGCTCCGGAGGATTACCCCGAGGTCCCCTTCCCCGAGTTCATCGAGTGGGCGAAGAACTACGAGACCCGGTTCATCGAGGGCAGCCTGGACATCGAGGGCGAGCAGGACTCGTCGGTGAGCACGCTGTGGCTGCGCGACAAGCCGGCCCGCCCGCTGGACTACCCGGCGCTGGCGTCGATCACCGATGCCTTCTTCCCCCGCGTCTTCCTGCGCCGCGGCACCTACCTGCCCGCCGGGACGATCTCGCTGACCACCTACTTCCACGCGAGCCCCACGGAACTCGCCGAGCAGGGCGACGACTACCTCCTCGGCCAGGCCCGCGGCGCCCGCTTCGGGCACGGGCACTTCGACCAGTACGCGCAGGTCTGGGGCCGGAACGGCGCGCTGTTGGCGACCACGCACCAGATCGTCTACTACAAGGATCCGAAGGCCTGATCGGCCGCTTCCTCCACAGGTTCGGGGTTATCCACAGGTGCCCTCACGCCGGGCGTTTCCCGACGGTCCGCCGTCGTAGCGTGCGGGCATGGACTCCTTGCAACCGACCGGGGCGGAACGGATCCGGGCCGCGCTGCGGCCGGGGTGGGCCCGCACGCTGACGGCGCGCCGGGCCGCCGCCGCGGCGCTGGCCCTCCTCGCGCTCGTCGTGGCTCTCACCAGCCGGCCGAGCGGGCCACAGGCGCAGGTCCTCGTGGCCGCGCGCGAACTGGGGCCGGGCGGCAAGCTCACCGCCGAGGACGTCGCGGTGCGCACCGTCCCGGCGGAGCTGGCGCCGCAGGACGCCCTCGACGCGGCCGACGACGCCGTCGGCAGATCGGTGACGGGCCCCGTCGGCGCCGGCGAGATCCTCACGGGGCGGCGGGTTCTCACCGACCGCACGGCCGGGCAGATCCGGCCGGGCGCGCGCCTGGTCCCCGTCTCACTGCAGGATTCGGCCACGATGGACCTGCTGCGACCGGGCGATGTGGTGGACGTGGTGGCGCAGCGCAAGGACGATGCGCCCGCGGTCCTGGCCCGCTCGGCGACGGTGGCCGTGGCGCCGGCGGCGCAGGCCGGCCGGCAGCAGGCCCGCACCGCGATGCTGGCGATGTCCGAGTCCGAGGCGCACGCGGTGGCGGCCGCGGCGCTCAGTTCCCCTCTCTCGGTGGTGTTCCGGTGAGCTCAGCCCACGCGGTCGGTGAGCTCGCGGATCAGCCACGTCTGGCGTTGCCGCGCGACCTGGGCTGCGGCGGGCCCGTAGTAGTAGCGCAGGTACTCCTCGCCCGCGCGGCGCTGGGCGCGGGTGGGCAGGGTTGCCAGCTCCGCGGGAGGGGCGAGCTTCGCCGCCTCCGGCGTGCGGATGGCGCCCTGCAGCCACCGCCGTTGCTCGACGATCATCCACCACCAGGCGAGGCCGAGCAGCGTCACCGTGACGGCGCACTTGAGCACGATGAGCCCGAAGAC
Proteins encoded in this window:
- the glpR gene encoding gephyrin-like molybdotransferase receptor GlpR, whose protein sequence is MIPQTLLWVGLIVAWLVVLVPMLAARHPKVNQVSDATLKTRLLHRGGSATRAVRRRIRPTGLVAAERADEDRDAAPLDRDDDLDEDLDDGRIVFGAAGAPDEELADEEAEAHAYVDSDVDDLHGSSPMDGDTTPIPTVERAAMRAKAKIVDLDDLDDDLPAATPVLKAESDAAAPEAEPIVRRVTEPEEAVEIEEIEAEADTVDEAVEDVVDEVPADDQLTEELAPVARPSRADDDELEDEYDEEYPAAEFEDAEAEPRRRRGGYDPENDARLTEARFRFRQRVTLVLGVLAVIALGAGLMNVPFAWYGLGAVVLALVLYLTYLRRTVRIEAEIRRRRMARLERARRERAREAEVRDGVPAHLRRGGCIVMEIDDEDPAFDHLPRYRAEEFDFLDRPSDLREPLERKVG
- a CDS encoding GNAT family N-acetyltransferase, whose product is MFFGTDWQVELGPLTTAAGVVRLRPIRARDGRQWSRLRLLNRAELEPWEPSGEVNWQRRHTASQWTPLCASLRSQARAGTIVPLVIEVDGDYAGQITIGNITRGQLQSAWVGYWVDRRFTGRGVATVAVALAVDHCFGPLGLHRVDATVRPENGGSRAVLRHSGFREEGLLRRYLHVDGTWRDHLLMAITAEEVADSMVARVVRSGRARF
- the glp gene encoding gephyrin-like molybdotransferase Glp, which encodes MRSVEDHLARVTAAAVAPRPVRVGISEAQGLMCAEEVVVENALPAFDQAAIDGYAVRSVDVASAGETDEETGEQIVVSLPVVGEVRAGNRQPIRLQPGQAVKVETGAPLPTLADAVLPDKWTDGGLSKVRVGHSVRSGQYVRRTGDDVQPGDVAVRRGTVVGPAQVGLLAAVGRDKVSVHPRPRVAVISVGRELVDIDRDTGAGQVYDVASYALAAAARDCGAEVHRVGIVSTDGVREAVEAQLQRSEVVIVTSALGGSASDDITSALTELGDLAVERIAMHPASVQGFGALGDDQVPTFLLPSNPMSALVAFEVMVRPLIRIALGKRQPMRRLVTAKSAASHQSPAGRREYVRGQLMRDEDSGEFMVAPIPDNGSHLLVSLAEANCLIVVDPEVTEVRAGDDVVVAFLAQRG
- a CDS encoding UTP--glucose-1-phosphate uridylyltransferase, with amino-acid sequence MTTAPSLPKTAIVPAAGLGTRFLPATKTVPKELLPVVDTPGIELVAEEAAAAGAERLCIVTSPGKDGVVAHFVEDLVLEGTLEKRGKTAMLDKVRRAPNLIHAEAVIQEKPLGLGHAVACVEPVLDDDEDAVAVLLPDDLVLPNGVLTTMAKVREKRGGSVLCAIEVSPEQISSYGAFDVETVPDATNPDVLKVKGMVEKPKAEDAPSNYAAAGRYLLDRAIFDALRRIDTGAGGEIQLTDAIALLISEGHPVHVVVHRGTRHDLGNPGGYLKAAVDLALDRDDYGPGLRAWLEDRLNR
- a CDS encoding 5-formyltetrahydrofolate cyclo-ligase, with translation MLDSGDPPSRAASKQAWRTWLRRRRAALSPAERADAGAALTALAASLDLGEVAAYVPVGSEPALRLHRPVLLPVTPAEPGPLDWAWSGDLAPGPFGLLEPVGPRLGQDALAGVDTVLLPALGVARDGVRMGRGAGYYDRSLRPGPRLIAVVYDHELVDHLPSEPTDVPVHGALTPSGLVEF
- a CDS encoding DUF559 domain-containing protein — protein: MNTIEIIERMARADGGVVSRRALLRNGADAAEIEKLRSSGTITGIRPGWYAVSAARPVVVAAVTAGAAVTCVSALSFHSGVWLPPGRAATHLRWPRHLVKQRTHRRCRAFRTLPAPIRAVDPLPLALLCAANCLPDEEMVAVLDSVLRRADPMSVDDLQELFAGAPQRISRLLGLLDPAAESGTESITRYRLHCLGIRVRSQVRLPWGRVDLLVGDKLVIECDSEDFHGGSRRRADLRRDRIAVRGDYRVMRIDYQDVMSDWAAVREDILDIVRTDRHLGRTRRFGTEIASEPESGFGAA
- a CDS encoding TetR/AcrR family transcriptional regulator, which codes for MTDLPRTPSPARRIVDAAREVIAANGIPGVSMDQVAKQAHVSRSTLYRIFPNRDQLIARVVAIEIRTLRRKLDKTIVGYTPQQTLVEVFVLSIEQAEANMAVSKVLAAEPEYFLRIPRGVWDLLIQGIVIRLRNSGAEQDYAELCSVTDLMLRITGSLLSNSPTGLDVSDSAALRAYGEKYVARLLV
- a CDS encoding FmdB family zinc ribbon protein — translated: MPTYSYQCKECGEAFDAQQSFSDDPLTVCPNCGGPLRKLFNSVGVVFKGSGFYRTDSRSSKADTTAKSETKSSSDTAAKVDKATS
- a CDS encoding acyl-CoA thioesterase — its product is MTHVFDEAAALEPIDGGFRAHTHPAYNNMVGPFGGITAATVVAALQAHPEAQGHPLSLTINYAAPIGNGPWDIAITVLRTNRTNQHFTFLIDQGDGAVASGTAVFGTRRDTWGATEIAFPQVGAPEDYPEVPFPEFIEWAKNYETRFIEGSLDIEGEQDSSVSTLWLRDKPARPLDYPALASITDAFFPRVFLRRGTYLPAGTISLTTYFHASPTELAEQGDDYLLGQARGARFGHGHFDQYAQVWGRNGALLATTHQIVYYKDPKA
- a CDS encoding SAF domain-containing protein; this translates as MDSLQPTGAERIRAALRPGWARTLTARRAAAAALALLALVVALTSRPSGPQAQVLVAARELGPGGKLTAEDVAVRTVPAELAPQDALDAADDAVGRSVTGPVGAGEILTGRRVLTDRTAGQIRPGARLVPVSLQDSATMDLLRPGDVVDVVAQRKDDAPAVLARSATVAVAPAAQAGRQQARTAMLAMSESEAHAVAAAALSSPLSVVFR